A DNA window from Candidatus Eremiobacterota bacterium contains the following coding sequences:
- a CDS encoding sigma-54 dependent transcriptional regulator: MTENEEKILVVDDEAVVLDVIKKILSPRGFRVYTATNVVDAIKILETKPFDIVITDLKMPKVSGFDLMRHIRSNYRDIEVMVITGYPSIEGAVQAVKIGAEEYLTKPFTGDELISSVNRLAERLRARRGDRTEEGLPSYESYGMTGSSENMRVLYGDIVKAAMAIEPVLIMGEHGAGKELVARVIHYSSSQAPAPFISVNCSTIVEKLAEGTLASYVSCALARAAEIKDEASAPLTPPSTLFFRNISNLTAPVQAILVRLLKEKKIITESNEKIVRPPFRIIASSTRDILGMVKKKLFREDLYFRMNFMTINVPPLRERQGDVELLAEHFAAIYSKLIHRQIPRFSQNALDILKSHDWPGNVRDLEQFVEFIVGKNDKAVIDVPELVAYKHTFSMEKVNLRMSLDEVTAQYIHKVLMSVKGNKTKAAEILGVDRKTLRKKLVEHNLEQ; the protein is encoded by the coding sequence GTGACGGAAAATGAAGAAAAAATCCTTGTCGTAGATGACGAAGCCGTGGTGCTTGATGTCATCAAGAAGATACTGTCGCCGAGAGGATTCAGGGTTTATACGGCCACCAACGTAGTTGATGCGATAAAGATACTTGAGACCAAGCCTTTCGACATTGTCATCACCGATCTCAAGATGCCGAAGGTGAGCGGCTTCGATCTGATGAGGCACATACGGAGCAATTACCGTGATATTGAAGTGATGGTGATTACAGGCTATCCCTCCATTGAGGGTGCCGTGCAGGCCGTGAAGATAGGAGCAGAGGAATATCTTACCAAGCCCTTTACCGGCGATGAGCTTATCTCCTCGGTAAACCGCCTTGCGGAGCGCCTGAGGGCCCGCCGCGGTGACAGGACAGAGGAGGGGCTTCCCTCCTACGAGAGTTACGGTATGACCGGAAGCTCTGAGAATATGCGGGTTCTCTATGGTGATATTGTCAAAGCCGCCATGGCTATAGAGCCAGTGCTCATTATGGGAGAGCATGGCGCAGGGAAGGAGCTCGTGGCAAGGGTAATCCATTATTCGAGCTCCCAGGCTCCTGCCCCCTTTATTTCGGTGAACTGCAGCACCATCGTCGAGAAGCTTGCCGAAGGCACCCTTGCTTCCTATGTGAGCTGCGCGCTTGCCAGGGCCGCCGAGATAAAGGATGAGGCGTCTGCGCCATTGACACCCCCCTCAACACTCTTTTTCAGGAACATATCAAACCTCACTGCACCTGTACAGGCAATCCTGGTCAGGCTCCTGAAGGAAAAGAAGATTATTACCGAGAGCAATGAAAAAATTGTGAGGCCTCCTTTCCGCATCATAGCTTCAAGCACAAGGGATATTCTGGGCATGGTGAAAAAGAAGCTCTTCAGGGAAGACCTCTATTTCCGAATGAACTTCATGACAATCAATGTTCCGCCCCTCAGGGAGCGTCAGGGCGACGTGGAGCTCCTTGCCGAGCATTTCGCCGCCATCTACTCCAAGCTGATTCACCGGCAGATACCCCGCTTCTCCCAGAATGCCCTTGATATTCTCAAGAGCCATGACTGGCCCGGCAACGTGAGGGACCTTGAGCAGTTCGTGGAGTTTATCGTGGGCAAGAACGACAAGGCAGTGATAGATGTGCCTGAGCTCGTCGCGTACAAGCACACTTTCTCAATGGAAAAAGTGAACCTCAGGATGAGCCTTGATGAGGTGACAGCCCAGTATATCCACAAGGTGCTCATGAGTGTGAAGGGGAACAAGACCAAGGCCGCAGAGATTCTCGGGGTGGACCGCAAGACGCTCAGAAAGAAGCTCGTTGAGCACAACCTGGAGCAGTGA
- a CDS encoding N-acetylmuramoyl-L-alanine amidase, which translates to MALFLILALFPVFSSMAAWPQADGGALPAGSSPSPGGALQEELLPGSLDDALKSLSLEKGTLELVVCGKPLHLPVVIQKKYNDIYMNLDDREVKALFAALAAGLETESQNRIITVQRTGVPKSEEIATVKEAEYTSGTTTVRLSPPPFVARGLTFLALKHVPLLTGGLLSRDKKKGLYYLDPTLTSITVTPGKKHYFLRMAGTASFRQAPFILKNPRRYVIDLVNIHLSEGLLQMPQKEIFHEAIGKITFSQNEVNPNRVRVVIPLAEGMEVRLNPPQGKNSAEVMLTPRSPSSVCSSFSLQTVSAIRMEVKGKESKVLVNVSGPVEYEWHRFKPPDNRFFVDLHKARLLGKKQTLKTDNPLIEEIRIAQFQDKPEPVVRIAIELKEHYLCKFAPPSPGTKQVALVISHELINLDDAVMDGNGVTSYPRPGKKIICIDPGHGGYDSGAVNASLGLCEKTVTLDIAKRLSALLAERGWNVVLTRSTDRDVSYYGSTDLEELSARVKVAKEMKADIFISIHCDASSNTAVRGISTHWYKEHDNPLAAALHQRMLEELQNRDRKIHKNRFYVLSHSSMPSALVETAFISNAGDASKLNSPDYRGRIAKALAGGIELYFRLHPKK; encoded by the coding sequence ATGGCATTGTTTCTTATCCTGGCCCTTTTTCCTGTCTTTTCTTCCATGGCCGCATGGCCCCAGGCTGACGGAGGTGCCTTGCCTGCCGGCTCATCACCCTCTCCTGGCGGCGCCCTCCAGGAGGAGCTGCTGCCAGGCTCTCTCGATGATGCCCTCAAGTCGCTGAGCCTGGAAAAAGGGACACTGGAGCTGGTGGTCTGCGGGAAGCCCCTGCACCTGCCCGTGGTGATCCAGAAAAAATATAACGATATTTATATGAACCTTGACGACAGGGAGGTGAAGGCCCTCTTTGCCGCACTGGCAGCAGGCCTGGAAACAGAGAGCCAGAACAGGATTATCACCGTGCAGAGAACTGGTGTGCCCAAGAGCGAAGAGATCGCCACGGTGAAGGAAGCTGAATATACCTCGGGTACCACGACGGTCCGTCTCTCGCCGCCTCCCTTTGTCGCAAGAGGCTTAACCTTTCTGGCCCTCAAGCATGTGCCGCTCCTCACGGGGGGCCTCCTCTCCCGGGACAAAAAGAAAGGCCTTTACTACCTCGATCCCACCCTTACTTCAATCACGGTCACCCCCGGGAAAAAACATTATTTCCTGAGGATGGCGGGCACGGCCTCTTTCAGGCAGGCGCCCTTCATCCTGAAAAATCCCAGGCGCTATGTCATTGACCTCGTCAATATCCATCTCTCCGAGGGCCTCCTCCAGATGCCCCAGAAAGAGATTTTTCACGAAGCCATCGGCAAGATAACTTTCAGCCAGAATGAAGTGAACCCCAACAGGGTCAGGGTCGTCATCCCCCTGGCCGAAGGGATGGAGGTGCGGCTCAATCCCCCGCAGGGAAAGAACAGTGCCGAGGTGATGCTCACCCCCAGAAGCCCCAGTTCGGTCTGCTCCAGCTTCTCGCTCCAGACCGTCTCGGCCATCAGGATGGAAGTCAAGGGAAAAGAGTCGAAGGTGCTGGTGAACGTGAGCGGGCCCGTGGAATACGAGTGGCACCGCTTCAAACCTCCGGACAACAGGTTTTTTGTTGACCTCCACAAGGCCCGGCTCCTGGGGAAAAAGCAGACCCTCAAAACCGACAACCCCCTTATCGAGGAGATCAGGATTGCCCAGTTCCAGGACAAGCCGGAGCCTGTCGTGAGGATCGCCATCGAGCTCAAGGAGCACTATCTCTGCAAGTTTGCCCCGCCTTCCCCCGGAACGAAACAGGTGGCTCTCGTCATCTCCCATGAGCTCATCAACCTTGACGATGCGGTGATGGACGGGAACGGTGTCACGTCCTATCCCAGGCCGGGAAAGAAAATCATCTGCATCGACCCTGGCCACGGAGGCTATGACTCAGGTGCCGTGAATGCCTCGCTGGGGCTCTGCGAGAAGACCGTGACGCTGGACATCGCGAAAAGGCTCTCGGCCCTCCTTGCGGAGCGCGGATGGAACGTGGTCCTTACAAGAAGCACCGACAGGGATGTCAGTTATTACGGCTCCACGGACCTGGAGGAGCTGAGCGCCCGCGTCAAGGTGGCAAAAGAAATGAAGGCCGATATCTTTATAAGCATTCACTGCGATGCCTCGTCAAATACGGCGGTGCGCGGAATATCGACACACTGGTACAAGGAGCACGACAACCCCCTTGCGGCGGCGCTGCACCAGAGGATGCTCGAAGAGCTTCAGAACAGGGACCGGAAGATCCATAAGAACCGCTTCTACGTGCTCTCTCACAGCTCAATGCCCTCAGCTCTCGTGGAGACTGCCTTCATAAGCAACGCCGGAGACGCCTCGAAGCTTAACTCGCCCGACTACCGCGGGAGAATCGCAAAAGCCCTCGCCGGGGGCATTGAGCTCTATTTCAGGCTCCATCCTAAAAAATAA
- a CDS encoding S9 family peptidase codes for MNTLTNEKKCDAGAEGQGEKRLLSIDDLFRIKLINSPEISPCGGKILFSYKWTDLKENTYHSNIYLADLGDGALRPFTYGEHNDSYPLWSPDGSHVIFRSDRDKKKGLWMMPAHGGEAVPLMTEKGSLGEYIWSNDSTRVFYTYREQDSPVRLTHVSNDPDYKQKDEDRPYNIIEDIPYKTKGGDIKPSGKFHLYSIDISTKEIITLTEGDRDDGGMALSPDGKTMAFVSGRESDPIHEYERNDLYLLDLATMKATLLATPYGSKAGLEWSDDGSYIYFSGHIGEKGKCGVEDLRLYRVPSGGGGTELLTKDFDGYVSNMLIGDTREFDDLVQQPLFIDGGRKMIFCASRQGGCHLYEVPSDGGVPVRIEQDAKHDVSYYSMDRNKENMAVLRGDMLSPGEIYHYRRSGDRWEIKRITSYNEFLKEETKVTEPRELWFTTKEGVKLQGWLLTPPGFDEKKKYPLVHQIHGGPHILYGYTFFHEMQLMAARGYCVLFINPRGSRGYGTAFTAAVEGYWGGPDTVDQMEFLDHVQGLGFIDESNLFLTGGSYGGYMTNWLVTQTGRYCAAASHRSIVNLVSTFGMSCGAFHFEQAFGGVPWRDYTRMMKHSPLFHVEKVTTPLLIMHSENDNLTPLGEAEQFFVALRYLGKKVRFVRFRNETHELSRGGRPTNRRARLELVMEWFEAHRK; via the coding sequence ATGAACACGCTCACCAATGAAAAAAAATGCGATGCCGGGGCTGAAGGCCAGGGCGAAAAGCGCCTCCTCTCCATTGATGACCTTTTCCGTATCAAGCTCATCAACTCGCCTGAGATATCCCCATGCGGCGGGAAGATCCTTTTCTCCTACAAGTGGACCGATCTCAAGGAAAACACATACCACTCCAATATCTACCTGGCCGATCTGGGCGACGGAGCGCTGCGCCCCTTCACTTACGGTGAGCACAACGACAGCTACCCCCTCTGGTCGCCCGACGGAAGCCATGTCATTTTCAGGTCTGACAGGGACAAGAAAAAGGGCCTCTGGATGATGCCCGCTCACGGCGGGGAGGCAGTCCCCCTTATGACCGAAAAGGGGAGCCTGGGAGAGTATATATGGAGCAATGACAGCACAAGGGTATTCTATACTTACAGGGAACAGGATTCCCCCGTGCGTCTTACCCATGTGAGCAATGATCCGGACTACAAGCAGAAGGACGAGGACCGCCCCTATAATATAATAGAAGATATACCCTACAAGACCAAGGGTGGAGACATCAAGCCGTCAGGGAAATTTCACCTCTATTCCATCGACATATCCACAAAGGAAATCATAACCCTTACCGAGGGGGACCGCGATGACGGGGGGATGGCCCTCTCGCCCGACGGGAAGACTATGGCCTTTGTCTCTGGCAGGGAGAGCGATCCCATCCATGAATACGAGCGCAATGACCTCTATCTCCTGGATCTCGCCACAATGAAAGCCACGCTCCTTGCGACGCCGTACGGCTCAAAGGCAGGGCTGGAATGGTCAGATGACGGCTCATATATCTATTTCTCGGGGCATATCGGCGAGAAAGGCAAGTGCGGCGTCGAGGATCTCAGGTTGTACAGGGTGCCTTCCGGCGGCGGCGGGACCGAGCTCCTCACGAAAGATTTTGACGGGTACGTAAGCAACATGCTCATCGGCGATACCAGGGAGTTTGACGACCTTGTGCAGCAGCCCCTTTTTATTGACGGCGGTCGCAAAATGATCTTCTGCGCAAGCCGCCAGGGAGGCTGTCATCTTTACGAGGTGCCGTCAGATGGCGGTGTACCTGTGAGGATTGAGCAGGATGCAAAGCATGATGTGTCATACTACTCGATGGACAGAAATAAGGAGAACATGGCAGTCCTGAGGGGCGACATGCTGTCGCCCGGCGAGATCTATCATTACCGCCGCAGCGGGGACCGCTGGGAGATAAAAAGGATCACCTCGTACAACGAGTTTCTCAAGGAGGAGACAAAAGTGACAGAGCCCCGGGAGCTCTGGTTCACCACCAAGGAAGGGGTGAAGCTCCAGGGCTGGCTCCTTACGCCTCCCGGCTTTGACGAAAAGAAGAAATACCCCCTGGTCCACCAGATCCATGGAGGCCCCCACATACTTTACGGGTACACCTTTTTCCACGAGATGCAGCTCATGGCTGCCCGGGGATACTGCGTGCTCTTCATAAATCCCCGGGGGAGCAGGGGATATGGCACGGCTTTCACGGCGGCGGTGGAAGGGTACTGGGGAGGACCTGACACGGTGGACCAGATGGAGTTCCTGGACCATGTGCAGGGCCTGGGGTTCATTGACGAGAGCAACCTCTTTCTCACGGGAGGATCCTACGGGGGCTATATGACCAACTGGCTCGTGACGCAGACAGGCCGGTACTGCGCCGCCGCGTCCCACAGGAGCATAGTCAACCTTGTCTCGACCTTCGGGATGTCCTGCGGCGCCTTCCATTTTGAGCAGGCTTTCGGTGGTGTGCCCTGGAGGGACTATACCCGCATGATGAAGCATTCTCCCCTCTTTCATGTCGAGAAGGTGACAACACCTCTGCTCATCATGCACTCAGAGAATGACAACCTCACCCCTCTCGGGGAAGCTGAACAGTTCTTCGTGGCCCTCAGGTACCTGGGGAAAAAGGTCCGTTTCGTGAGGTTCAGGAACGAGACCCACGAGCTTTCAAGGGGCGGCAGGCCCACCAACAGGAGGGCACGCCTTGAGCTGGTGATGGAATGGTTTGAAGCCCATAGAAAATAG
- a CDS encoding alpha/beta hydrolase-fold protein: MKVQFEFSPRRPETVNEVFLVGSFNSWNKGVTPMKPDEKRRLWRHSLEVPEGFYPYKFLVNGVDWHYDWKAKRFEQNELGSLNSLAMVTEKKVVHATFSPLGPTCSDEITIYSEKPASLLWSVNGWHPCPRGYLKNTVPNLEVNVQQMEEDRASGRYKTTIGPFNMRKVPEVIVYTFVYPDGTVDDNYGKNYWIPIDLALEGECRIDSFKSKALAADRPFRVYMPPRGRGDQKFPLLILLHGYGGSHLADWLQVETVKMLAERYGIILIWVDGNVWVWGETIPSWYINSPKAANALMEDYIIKELIPYAEAAYPVSGQRAIGGISMGGFGSLYLATRYPGTFRAAASFSAIYNLYRYRRIDALRKLVGDENSWKKNQFNVIKLVSGAKDTDFFFLVGDEERGALRDNFNLKLAMDKAGIRNEFRIYPGNHTNNFWRIHLQEMMEFFARQLGCVRTE, translated from the coding sequence GTGAAGGTTCAGTTTGAATTTTCCCCCCGCAGGCCAGAGACCGTCAATGAGGTCTTTCTTGTAGGCTCATTCAACAGCTGGAACAAGGGCGTGACGCCCATGAAGCCTGACGAGAAAAGACGGCTATGGCGCCACTCGCTGGAAGTCCCTGAAGGCTTTTATCCTTACAAGTTCCTTGTGAACGGCGTGGACTGGCATTATGACTGGAAGGCAAAACGGTTCGAGCAGAATGAGCTTGGAAGCCTCAATTCCCTTGCAATGGTCACCGAGAAGAAGGTTGTCCATGCGACCTTTTCACCCCTTGGCCCCACCTGCAGTGATGAGATCACCATTTACTCGGAAAAGCCGGCGTCGCTCCTCTGGTCCGTCAACGGCTGGCATCCCTGCCCCAGGGGGTATTTGAAAAACACCGTCCCCAACCTTGAGGTGAACGTCCAGCAGATGGAAGAGGACCGCGCCTCGGGGCGCTACAAAACCACCATAGGCCCCTTCAATATGAGGAAGGTGCCTGAGGTGATAGTCTATACCTTCGTCTATCCCGACGGGACCGTTGATGACAACTACGGGAAGAATTACTGGATACCCATCGATCTTGCCCTGGAAGGCGAGTGCAGGATAGACTCCTTTAAAAGCAAGGCCCTCGCCGCCGACAGGCCTTTCAGGGTTTATATGCCCCCTCGCGGCAGGGGAGATCAGAAATTTCCCCTCCTCATCCTGCTCCATGGATACGGCGGATCGCACCTGGCCGACTGGCTCCAGGTTGAGACGGTCAAGATGCTTGCAGAGCGGTACGGCATCATTCTGATATGGGTGGACGGGAACGTATGGGTCTGGGGTGAGACGATCCCCAGCTGGTATATCAACAGCCCCAAGGCGGCAAATGCCCTGATGGAGGATTATATCATCAAGGAGCTGATCCCTTACGCCGAGGCCGCCTATCCGGTGAGCGGCCAGAGGGCGATAGGAGGCATCTCGATGGGAGGCTTCGGCTCCCTTTACCTGGCGACGCGCTACCCCGGTACCTTCAGGGCGGCGGCGAGCTTCTCAGCCATATACAATCTCTACCGCTACCGGAGAATCGATGCCCTCAGGAAGCTTGTCGGCGATGAGAATTCCTGGAAGAAGAACCAGTTCAATGTGATAAAACTTGTTTCAGGTGCCAAGGACACCGATTTTTTCTTTCTGGTGGGCGATGAGGAGCGCGGGGCGCTTCGCGATAACTTCAACCTGAAGCTTGCGATGGACAAGGCGGGTATCAGGAACGAGTTCCGCATATACCCCGGGAACCACACCAATAACTTCTGGCGCATCCACCTCCAGGAGATGATGGAGTTTTTCGCCCGACAACTCGGCTGTGTGCGGACCGAGTGA
- a CDS encoding HD domain-containing protein: MKRELVFRALAFAERAHRGQFRKGTELPYLIHPLNAAAILIEAGCEDEVIAAALLHDTLEDTRTTAADLAAEFGPEVTAFVEAVSQSDKSRSWEERKESTVASLRSMNERCLLVEIADKLDNIRTIHRDYITHKERLWNRFKRSMADQCWYYRALLEIFQERLACTPHENLLRDFRQEVEAVFGREEKPIPPSRGRRAEG, encoded by the coding sequence GTGAAGAGAGAGCTTGTCTTCAGGGCCCTGGCCTTTGCTGAGCGAGCCCACAGGGGGCAGTTCAGGAAGGGCACGGAGCTGCCCTATCTCATCCACCCGCTCAATGCTGCGGCTATTCTCATAGAAGCGGGCTGCGAAGATGAGGTCATTGCCGCAGCGCTCCTCCATGACACACTGGAGGACACAAGAACAACGGCTGCCGACCTTGCAGCGGAATTCGGTCCCGAAGTCACGGCCTTCGTTGAGGCAGTGTCACAGAGCGACAAGAGCAGGTCCTGGGAAGAGAGAAAGGAGAGCACCGTTGCAAGCCTGAGGAGCATGAATGAGAGGTGCCTTCTTGTGGAGATCGCTGACAAGCTTGACAACATAAGAACAATCCACCGTGATTATATCACCCATAAGGAGAGGCTCTGGAATCGCTTCAAGCGTTCCATGGCGGATCAGTGCTGGTATTACCGCGCCCTGCTGGAGATATTCCAGGAAAGGCTTGCATGCACGCCCCATGAGAATCTGCTCCGGGATTTCAGGCAGGAGGTCGAAGCTGTTTTCGGAAGGGAAGAGAAGCCTATTCCTCCTTCTCGGGGTCGGAGAGCGGAAGGCTGA
- a CDS encoding uroporphyrinogen decarboxylase family protein yields the protein MNKLETLKAFLRGEPVERCLASFWGHFYHEEQHWEKLLEKTVMFQETFHWDFVKINPSSIFFLEDWGNRYRKYDDRHQDLVDFRVKQVRDFLSLEEPGPREGVRGDHLRLIKGLRGRLPDTPLVMTLFNPLSYAHRLCGGPEVLKRYLGDSPDTVFKGLELIFRSVAAYATECLREGCDGFFYATTEWGDGSLMDRETYEKYSRTFDVELLKGLREKSLFLILHVCKGTNRLRDLLDYPVDAFSWDWKDRSNPSPGEIKALTERIIMGGITQGLLSDEANMDMVRKEVGEFKRETSGHRAVLAPGCTFHAYHEGILKDIRGSCQ from the coding sequence TTGAACAAGCTTGAAACTCTGAAGGCTTTTCTGAGAGGTGAGCCTGTAGAGCGCTGCCTTGCGTCGTTCTGGGGACATTTTTACCATGAGGAGCAGCACTGGGAAAAACTGTTGGAAAAGACCGTGATGTTCCAGGAGACTTTTCACTGGGATTTTGTAAAAATAAACCCCAGCTCGATATTTTTTCTTGAGGACTGGGGAAACCGTTACCGCAAATATGATGACAGGCACCAGGATCTTGTTGATTTCAGGGTGAAGCAGGTCCGGGATTTTCTCTCTCTTGAAGAGCCTGGTCCCCGTGAGGGTGTCAGGGGCGATCATCTCAGGCTCATAAAGGGACTTCGGGGCCGTCTCCCCGACACGCCTCTCGTGATGACGCTCTTTAACCCTCTCTCCTATGCCCACAGGCTTTGCGGCGGGCCCGAGGTGCTGAAGCGGTACCTTGGTGATTCGCCTGATACTGTATTTAAGGGTCTTGAGCTTATCTTCAGGTCTGTTGCCGCTTATGCCACCGAGTGCCTCCGCGAAGGGTGCGATGGCTTTTTTTACGCCACCACCGAATGGGGTGACGGTAGCCTTATGGACCGCGAGACTTATGAGAAGTACAGCCGGACATTTGACGTGGAACTTCTCAAAGGCCTGAGGGAAAAGAGCCTGTTCCTGATCCTCCATGTCTGCAAAGGCACCAACAGGCTGAGGGATCTCCTCGATTACCCTGTGGATGCCTTCAGCTGGGACTGGAAGGATCGTTCCAATCCCTCGCCCGGAGAGATAAAAGCGCTCACGGAGAGAATCATCATGGGAGGCATAACGCAGGGTTTGCTTTCCGATGAGGCGAATATGGATATGGTAAGAAAGGAAGTCGGGGAGTTCAAGAGAGAGACATCGGGCCACAGAGCTGTCCTCGCACCGGGCTGCACCTTTCATGCCTATCACGAAGGGATCCTGAAAGATATAAGGGGAAGCTGCCAGTAA
- the uppP gene encoding undecaprenyl-diphosphatase UppP, whose amino-acid sequence MNFIEAVILGIVQGLTEFLPISSSAHLLIVPKVAGWDYFGKDFDIALHLGTFIGLVYYYRTQVIDLIDNFVKSLSSLRAIPGDPELRLPWLILISSVPAGFVGFLFGDYIEERFSGIVSIAIFLIVFGIVLGLAEARGRQEKDVENLTIMDAVIVGIFQAAALLPGVSRSGITMTSGLFLGMKKDSAANYSFLISLPVIGGAACYSLFKIISHPQMVSSWPLFITGIAAAALSGYGVIRFLLEYLKTGTFLVFTYYRIVLGILLLVLSFTGVVR is encoded by the coding sequence ATGAACTTCATCGAAGCGGTCATCCTGGGAATAGTGCAGGGGCTCACGGAATTTCTCCCCATCAGCTCTTCGGCCCATCTTCTCATTGTCCCCAAGGTGGCAGGATGGGACTACTTTGGCAAGGATTTTGACATTGCCCTCCACCTTGGCACCTTCATCGGGCTTGTGTATTATTACAGAACACAGGTGATAGACCTTATTGATAATTTCGTAAAGAGCCTGAGCTCCCTCAGGGCTATCCCGGGCGACCCCGAGCTGCGCCTTCCCTGGCTCATCCTCATAAGCTCCGTCCCTGCAGGCTTTGTGGGGTTTCTTTTCGGAGATTATATCGAGGAGAGGTTCAGCGGGATCGTCTCTATCGCCATATTTCTCATCGTATTCGGCATCGTGCTCGGCCTTGCCGAGGCCCGGGGGCGCCAGGAGAAGGACGTTGAGAATCTCACCATAATGGATGCAGTGATAGTCGGCATATTTCAGGCGGCAGCGCTCTTACCAGGTGTGTCCCGCTCGGGGATCACCATGACGAGCGGGCTTTTCCTGGGCATGAAAAAGGACAGCGCGGCAAACTACTCTTTTCTCATCTCCCTCCCCGTGATCGGGGGCGCCGCCTGCTATTCCCTTTTCAAGATAATCTCCCATCCTCAGATGGTCTCCTCATGGCCCCTCTTCATCACGGGAATCGCCGCGGCGGCTCTGAGCGGTTACGGGGTGATCCGTTTCCTTCTTGAATACCTGAAAACAGGAACCTTCCTGGTTTTCACGTATTACCGGATTGTCCTGGGGATACTGCTTCTCGTGCTCTCCTTCACCGGTGTCGTCCGCTAA
- a CDS encoding TIGR01212 family radical SAM protein (This family includes YhcC from E. coli K-12, an uncharacterized radical SAM protein.), with amino-acid sequence MAELDPLERHYRTYPVYLRRRFGAPVFRISIDAGFSCPGRDGGKPCIYCNNESFSPSLSRSTKPVSFQIREALARRSWRGRYGGFIAYFQPYTNTYAPVKHLKALYEEALAVDGCLGISIGTRPDCVDGAVLDLLAELGSRAFITVEYGLQSPHQESLLWMKRGHTLEAFQDAVRNTSLRSIATGAHIILGIPGETEPQMLETASIISGLPLTFLKIHQLQVVRGTVLAEMHDKNPFPLWSLGKYASFLCDFIEELRYDLVIQRLYSHSRPDLLIGPLWGGDRHHIENFIHRTIRATEVQQGRRRGGQEGNP; translated from the coding sequence ATCAGCATTGACGCCGGATTCAGCTGCCCCGGCAGGGACGGGGGAAAGCCCTGCATTTACTGCAACAATGAGAGCTTCAGCCCCTCACTTTCCAGGAGCACAAAGCCCGTGAGCTTCCAGATAAGGGAGGCCCTCGCCAGGAGAAGCTGGAGGGGCCGTTACGGGGGCTTCATTGCCTACTTCCAGCCCTATACGAACACCTATGCACCTGTAAAACACCTCAAGGCTCTTTACGAGGAGGCTCTCGCCGTTGATGGCTGCCTGGGGATCTCCATCGGGACAAGGCCTGATTGCGTCGATGGCGCGGTCCTTGATCTCCTCGCCGAACTTGGCAGCCGGGCCTTTATCACCGTCGAGTACGGCCTCCAGTCGCCCCATCAGGAAAGCCTCCTATGGATGAAACGGGGCCATACGCTCGAGGCATTCCAGGATGCCGTGCGGAACACCTCATTGCGGAGCATTGCCACTGGTGCCCATATCATCCTCGGCATCCCCGGCGAGACAGAGCCACAGATGCTTGAAACGGCTTCAATTATCTCGGGGCTCCCCCTCACGTTCCTCAAAATACACCAGCTCCAGGTGGTAAGGGGTACGGTGCTCGCCGAAATGCATGACAAAAATCCCTTTCCCCTCTGGAGCCTCGGGAAGTACGCCTCCTTTCTCTGCGATTTCATTGAAGAGCTGAGATACGACCTGGTGATCCAGCGCCTCTACTCCCATTCCCGCCCCGACCTTCTGATAGGTCCCCTCTGGGGCGGGGACCGGCACCATATCGAAAATTTCATTCACAGGACCATAAGGGCAACAGAGGTTCAGCAGGGAAGGAGAAGAGGCGGCCAGGAAGGGAATCCATGA
- a CDS encoding HAMP domain-containing sensor histidine kinase: protein MQNETPVNDPFLSIVSHDLKAPVGLIITYSSMLRDSLNLSHDDHDILDEILLAAHSLQIQVNNLVNATKINRGDLLYDMKTYHLRSLIDHVLEIIQPQCRTKGIEIKNFIDENLWIKGDFEKLQEVLMNLVKNAIQASPRKSTVTVAARKEGGNAVIEVQDAGKGIEPSDLERVFLAGERGSDRKTGAGLGLYIARAIVRAHGSDINVVSEPGRGASFSFSLPLSDPEKEE from the coding sequence ATGCAGAATGAAACACCGGTGAACGACCCTTTTCTCTCAATCGTCTCCCATGACCTCAAGGCTCCCGTCGGCCTCATCATCACCTACTCCTCGATGCTCAGGGATTCCCTCAACCTCTCTCACGACGACCATGACATCCTGGATGAGATCCTTCTTGCTGCTCATTCCCTGCAGATACAGGTGAACAACCTGGTGAACGCAACGAAAATAAACAGGGGTGACCTGCTGTACGACATGAAGACTTATCATCTCAGGAGCCTCATAGACCATGTTCTGGAGATCATCCAGCCCCAGTGCAGAACCAAGGGGATCGAGATAAAGAATTTCATTGACGAGAACCTCTGGATCAAGGGCGATTTCGAGAAGCTCCAGGAAGTCCTGATGAACCTCGTCAAAAATGCCATCCAGGCTTCGCCAAGAAAAAGCACCGTCACCGTGGCTGCACGGAAAGAGGGAGGAAATGCTGTGATCGAGGTCCAGGATGCAGGGAAAGGGATAGAACCTTCGGATCTCGAGAGGGTCTTCCTCGCCGGGGAGAGGGGGTCTGACAGGAAAACCGGCGCAGGCCTGGGTCTCTATATCGCCCGAGCCATCGTGAGAGCTCACGGGAGCGATATCAACGTGGTGAGCGAGCCCGGCAGGGGAGCCTCCTTTTCATTCAGCCTTCCGCTCTCCGACCCCGAGAAGGAGGAATAG